From Arachis stenosperma cultivar V10309 chromosome 2, arast.V10309.gnm1.PFL2, whole genome shotgun sequence, one genomic window encodes:
- the LOC130958124 gene encoding protein DETOXIFICATION 42-like isoform X1, whose amino-acid sequence MSFHMLFSGIRNAFRKDELGLEIMHISLPTTLALAADPIASLIDTAFIGHIGPVELAAVGVSIAIFNQISKIAIIPLVSVTTSLVAEEDAVEKLQNQPSETEMLIHASSVTEETKLEVEQVDPECSTSSRSVNRVAKLGHDKSYIPSASSAIVIGAVLGVLQALFLIFTARPILNYMGVDYNSPMLKPAQQYLTLRSFGAPAVILSMAMQGVFRGIKDTKTPLYATIVGDVTNIILDPLLIFVLRLGVSGAAIAHIISQYLISLVLLWSLMKQVDLMPPSIQDFQFGKILKNGFLLLLKVTAVTFCVTLSASLAARQGSITMAAFQICLQIWMATSLLADGLAVSAQAILASAFAQRDYHKVITSASRVLQLGLILGLVLSFLLFSLLPFASKLFTNDVAVLHLIGIGIPYVAATQPLNSLAFVFDGVNYGASDFIYSAYSMILVALVSIFSLYMLSSSYGFSGIWIALSIYMSLRTFAGFWRIGTRSGPWHFLKENYALLQ is encoded by the exons ATGAGCTTTCATATGTTATTTTCTGGCATAAG GAACGCCTTTAGGAAGGATGAACTAGGCCTGGAAATAATGCATATATCACTGCCTACCACTCTTGCTTTGGCTGCAGATCCTATTGCTTCTCTGATTGATACTGCATTCATCGGACACATAG GCCCTGTGGAGCTTGCTGCAGTGGGGGTATCAATTGcaatttttaatcaaatctCAAAAATAGCAATAATTCCTCTGGTCAGTGTTACAACCTCGTTGGTTGCCGAGGAAGATGCCGTCGAGAAATTACAAAATCAACCATCAGAAACAGAAATGCTGATCCATGCCTCTTCTGTGACTGAGGAAACAAAATTGGAAGTGGAACAAGTTg ATCCTGAATGCAGTACATCATCAAGAAGTGTTAATAGAGTAGCTAAACTTGGCCATGACAAAAGCTATATTCCATCAGCTTCATCAGCAATAGTTATCGGTGCCGTTCTCGGCGTCTTACAAGCTCTCTTTCTCATTTTTACAGCCAGACCAATCTTGAATTACATGGGAGTTGATTAT AATTCTCCGATGTTGAAGCCGGCACAGCAATACTTGACTCTGAGGTCATTTGGTGCACCAGCTGTGATACTTTCTATGGCCATGCAAGGAGTTTTTCGAGGAATCAAAGATACGAAAACACCTTTATATGCTACAA TTGTGGGAGATGTAACAAATATCATTTTAGATCCATTGCTTATCTTCGTACTCCGGTTGGGAGTCAGCGGTGCAGCAATCGCACACATTATCTCCCA GTACTTGATTTCCTTGGTGTTGTTGTGGAGTTTAATGAAGCAAGTTGATCTAATGCCTCCAAGTATCCAAGATTTTCAATTTGGGAAGATTCTAAAAAATG GGTTTTTGCTATTGTTGAAAGTTACAGCAGTGACATTCTGTGTGACACTGTCAGCATCCCTTGCAGCAAGACAAGGATCAATAACCATGGCCGCCTTCCAAATCTGCTTACAGATTTGGATGGCGACCTCTTTGCTTGCTGATGGATTAGCTGTTTCTGCTCAA GCTATTCTTGCAAGTGCGTTTGCGCAAAGGGATTACCATAAAGTGATCACATCGGCTTCGCGTGTTCTTCAG CTTGGGCTGATTCTGGGGCTGGTTCTCTCGTTCCTTCTCTTTAGTCTGCTCCCTTTTGCTTCGAAGTTATTTACAAACGACGTGGCTGTTCTGCATCTTATTGGTATTGGTATTCCG TATGTTGCAGCCACTCAACCCCTCAATTCACTAGCATTTGTTTTTGACGGAGTAAACTACGGAGCTTCGGATTTCATATACTCTGCTTACTCAATG ATTTTGGTGGCATTGGTGAGCATATTTAGCTTATATATGTTATCCTCAAGCTATGGCTTTAGTGGTATCTGGATTGCTTTGTCTATTTACATGAGCCTCAGGACATTTGCTGGCTTTTGGAG GATAGGTACTAGATCAGGACCTTGGCATTTCCTGAAGGAAAACTATGCACTACTGCAATAG
- the LOC130958124 gene encoding protein DETOXIFICATION 42-like isoform X2, translating to MSFHMLFSGIRNAFRKDELGLEIMHISLPTTLALAADPIASLIDTAFIGHIGPVELAAVGVSIAIFNQISKIAIIPLVSVTTSLVAEEDAVEKLQNQPSETEMLIHASSVTEETKLEVEQIDPECSTSSRSVNRVAKLGHDKSYIPSASSAIVIGAVLGVLQALFLIFTARPILNYMGVDYNSPMLKPAQQYLTLRSFGAPAVILSMAMQGVFRGIKDTKTPLYATIVGDVTNIILDPLLIFVLRLGVSGAAIAHIISQYLISLVLLWSLMKQVDLMPPSIQDFQFGKILKNGFLLLLKVTAVTFCVTLSASLAARQGSITMAAFQICLQIWMATSLLADGLAVSAQAILASAFAQRDYHKVITSASRVLQLGLILGLVLSFLLFSLLPFASKLFTNDVAVLHLIGIGIPYVAATQPLNSLAFVFDGVNYGASDFIYSAYSMILVALVSIFSLYMLSSSYGFSGIWIALSIYMSLRTFAGFWRIGTRSGPWHFLKENYALLQ from the exons ATGAGCTTTCATATGTTATTTTCTGGCATAAG GAACGCCTTTAGGAAGGATGAACTAGGCCTGGAAATAATGCATATATCACTGCCTACCACTCTTGCTTTGGCTGCAGATCCTATTGCTTCTCTGATTGATACTGCATTCATCGGACACATAG GCCCTGTGGAGCTTGCTGCAGTGGGGGTATCAATTGcaatttttaatcaaatctCAAAAATAGCAATAATTCCTCTGGTCAGTGTTACAACCTCGTTGGTTGCCGAGGAAGATGCCGTCGAGAAATTACAAAATCAACCATCAGAAACAGAAATGCTGATCCATGCCTCTTCTGTGACTGAGGAAACAAAATTGGAAGTGGAACAA aTAGATCCTGAATGCAGTACATCATCAAGAAGTGTTAATAGAGTAGCTAAACTTGGCCATGACAAAAGCTATATTCCATCAGCTTCATCAGCAATAGTTATCGGTGCCGTTCTCGGCGTCTTACAAGCTCTCTTTCTCATTTTTACAGCCAGACCAATCTTGAATTACATGGGAGTTGATTAT AATTCTCCGATGTTGAAGCCGGCACAGCAATACTTGACTCTGAGGTCATTTGGTGCACCAGCTGTGATACTTTCTATGGCCATGCAAGGAGTTTTTCGAGGAATCAAAGATACGAAAACACCTTTATATGCTACAA TTGTGGGAGATGTAACAAATATCATTTTAGATCCATTGCTTATCTTCGTACTCCGGTTGGGAGTCAGCGGTGCAGCAATCGCACACATTATCTCCCA GTACTTGATTTCCTTGGTGTTGTTGTGGAGTTTAATGAAGCAAGTTGATCTAATGCCTCCAAGTATCCAAGATTTTCAATTTGGGAAGATTCTAAAAAATG GGTTTTTGCTATTGTTGAAAGTTACAGCAGTGACATTCTGTGTGACACTGTCAGCATCCCTTGCAGCAAGACAAGGATCAATAACCATGGCCGCCTTCCAAATCTGCTTACAGATTTGGATGGCGACCTCTTTGCTTGCTGATGGATTAGCTGTTTCTGCTCAA GCTATTCTTGCAAGTGCGTTTGCGCAAAGGGATTACCATAAAGTGATCACATCGGCTTCGCGTGTTCTTCAG CTTGGGCTGATTCTGGGGCTGGTTCTCTCGTTCCTTCTCTTTAGTCTGCTCCCTTTTGCTTCGAAGTTATTTACAAACGACGTGGCTGTTCTGCATCTTATTGGTATTGGTATTCCG TATGTTGCAGCCACTCAACCCCTCAATTCACTAGCATTTGTTTTTGACGGAGTAAACTACGGAGCTTCGGATTTCATATACTCTGCTTACTCAATG ATTTTGGTGGCATTGGTGAGCATATTTAGCTTATATATGTTATCCTCAAGCTATGGCTTTAGTGGTATCTGGATTGCTTTGTCTATTTACATGAGCCTCAGGACATTTGCTGGCTTTTGGAG GATAGGTACTAGATCAGGACCTTGGCATTTCCTGAAGGAAAACTATGCACTACTGCAATAG